From the Acidimicrobiales bacterium genome, the window CCGACGACCCTCGGTCTGTGCCGCCCACCGGCGCCACTCCTCCACGCTGTCGGCCAGCGCACCGAAGTCGGGACGATCCCCACGGGGCTCGAACGGCGTGGGAGACGCGAGTCGGGCATGGGCGACGAGGTACTGGCCGTTGTAGTCGAGGCGCGACATGACGACCTCGAACCCGCTGCGCCGGAGCAGCCCGTCGAACCCGACCTGGTCGACATAGCTGCAGTGTTCGAAGTAGATGTCCCAGAAGGCCGCTTCGGTCGCGATGCGGCCGCTGTCGGGCACCTCGAGATAGACGACGACATCGGGCCGATCGGCAAGCTCGCCGCGGATGACGGCGAGGAAATCGGCGATGTCCGGCACGTGCTCGAGCGTGTGACGACAGATCACCACATCGGCATCGAAGTGCCCGGACCCGACGCCGAACGACTCCGCCCGGAGCTCGACGGCGCCATCCACCGCGGCGCGGCGACCGAGCGCCGGGTCGAGCCCGATCCCGGTGCCACCGGACGCCTCGCAGAATCGACGCAGGAAGTCGCCATCGCCACACCCGATCTCGAGGGCCCTCGCCCCCTTCAGCTGGTGCGTGTCGATCATCTCGTCGATCACTCGTCCCGCGAACGCCTGGAAGAAGGTCGAGTGACCCTGCGAATCCTC encodes:
- a CDS encoding methyltransferase domain-containing protein; its protein translation is MTDAGCRSCGHTELSTVFDAPSVPVENSRLYADAAAARAVTRGDLVIQQCERCGFVQNSAFDPDLVVYDDDYEDSQGHSTFFQAFAGRVIDEMIDTHQLKGARALEIGCGDGDFLRRFCEASGGTGIGLDPALGRRAAVDGAVELRAESFGVGSGHFDADVVICRHTLEHVPDIADFLAVIRGELADRPDVVVYLEVPDSGRIATEAAFWDIYFEHCSYVDQVGFDGLLRRSGFEVVMSRLDYNGQYLVAHARLASPTPFEPRGDRPDFGALADSVEEWRRWAAQTEGRRCAVWAASSKAVAFLSAVPEFAPVVAVDINPAKAGRYLPGSGLAICHPDDLPGFAVDTVVVMNPVYMDEISEELARVGVEAELLGLGA